The genomic stretch CCAGTGTGCCCATCGCCGCCGCCGCGCCGTTCGCGCGATGGCAGTAGCCGTAGTTGTCGGCGGTGTACTCCTGCGCGCGGCTCAGCGACGACCCCAGAATCGGCAGGAACGGCACCAGGAACATGCCCAGCTGACGCCAGTAGGAGACGTGCCCGGCCGCGATGTGGCCGACCTCGTGCCCGATGATGAACGCCAGCGCGTCGGGCTCGCGCGCTTGCCCGCCGACCTCGAACAGATCGCTGTACACCACCACGAACCGCCGGAAGCCGTGGCCGGAGGCGAAGGCGTTGATCTGCCCGTTGCCGAGAACGACGTAGGCATCGGGCGCCTCACGCATACCGAAGCGCTGCGCCGCCTCGGCCACCATGCGGTAGCCCTCGGGGAACTGCGTGGGCGACATCTTCACCGCCCCGACCCGCTGGGCGGCGTAGTTGAACCCGCGTCCCGCCCACACCAGCACCGGTGCGAAGACCAGCAACAGCAGATAGTCGCCCGGTGTGATGCCCTCCAGGATCGCGACGGCGAACAGTCCGAGCGCGACCACATACGCCAGCACGGTGCACAGCACGACGACCACCAGCAGCGGGATCTCCCAGCTGTGCCGGGCGGGCATGCCCCACGGCGCCAGCCCGCGCGGCCCGTTGTCGGGCGGCAGATGCGCGGGTCGGATGCCGGCTCCCAGCGACGCGGACGCATACCCGGCGGTGGGTCCGCCGGACGGCGGGTACCCCCAGCCGCTCGCAGGCCCGGACACATCGACGGGGCCTGCGTATCTGGGGGCCAGGTCCTGCGGTGGCGGCTGGGGCGCCGGTTCGGGCGAGTACATGGAACACAGCCTATGGGGCGGTCCCCCTGGGCGCAGGCGCGGAACGACCTGCGACAATCGCAGCCATGCGCGTATACCTTGGTGCCGACCATGCCGGCTTCGAACTGAAGAATCACGTGAAGGCTCATCTCGAGCAGGCGGGCCACGACGTCGTGGACTGCGGCGCGCTGGAATACGACGCTCTCGACGACTACCCTGCCTTCTGCATCGAGGCCGCGCGCCGCACCGTCGCCGATCCGGGCAGCCTCGGCCTGGTGTTCGGCGGCTCCGGCAACGGCGAGCAGATCGCCGCCAACAAGGTGCCCGGCGCCCGCTGCGCGCTGGCCTGGAGCGTGGAGACCGCCAAGCTCGCCCGCGAGCACAACAATGCCCAGCTGATCGGCATCGGCGGGCGCATGCACTCCACCGAGGAGGCGCTGGCCATCGTCGACGCCTTCGTCTCGACCGCCTGGTCGGAGGAGCCGCGCCATCAGCGCCGCATCGACATCCTGGCCGAATACGAGAAGTCCGGCGAAGCTCCCGCGGTACCCGCGTACTGAGTTCGCTCGACCCTCGGGGGAAGACCACCATGCCGGAAGGGC from Nocardia higoensis encodes the following:
- a CDS encoding ribose-5-phosphate isomerase is translated as MRVYLGADHAGFELKNHVKAHLEQAGHDVVDCGALEYDALDDYPAFCIEAARRTVADPGSLGLVFGGSGNGEQIAANKVPGARCALAWSVETAKLAREHNNAQLIGIGGRMHSTEEALAIVDAFVSTAWSEEPRHQRRIDILAEYEKSGEAPAVPAY
- a CDS encoding M48 family metallopeptidase, giving the protein MYSPEPAPQPPPQDLAPRYAGPVDVSGPASGWGYPPSGGPTAGYASASLGAGIRPAHLPPDNGPRGLAPWGMPARHSWEIPLLVVVVLCTVLAYVVALGLFAVAILEGITPGDYLLLLVFAPVLVWAGRGFNYAAQRVGAVKMSPTQFPEGYRMVAEAAQRFGMREAPDAYVVLGNGQINAFASGHGFRRFVVVYSDLFEVGGQAREPDALAFIIGHEVGHIAAGHVSYWRQLGMFLVPFLPILGSSLSRAQEYTADNYGYCHRANGAAAAMGTLAAGKYLNTMVGFDEMADRAATEQGGFVWLVNAMSTHPVLTWRMSALRDRSRHGKLFWRPAARPAGFGVGGPRYGEAPSLPPKSVV